CCGAGACCGGCAACCACCGCATCGTCCACTTCGGAGCTTCCGGCTAGTTCTTCGTGATCGCGGCCGTCGCGCGGACGACGGCGGTGCAGCGGTTCTCCACGTATCCGAGCCCGCCTTCTTCGGCGATGCGGCGTGCTTCGGCGGAGACGATGCCCTGCTGCAGCCACAGCGCCTTCGCGCCGATCTCGACGGCGTCGCGGGCGATGGCGGGCGCCTCGGGCGAGGGCCGGAAGACGTCGACGAGGTCGACCGGCTCCGGGATGTCCTTCAGCGACCGATAGACCTTCTCGCCGAGCAGCTCGGTCGCGCTCGGGTGCACCGGGATGATCCGGAAGCCGTGGGCCTGCAGCACCGCGGCGACACCGTGGGCGGCCTTGGCCGGGTCGCGGCTCAGGCCGACGACCGCGATGGTCTTCGCGTCCGCCAGGATCTCTTCTGCCTTCATGCCGGTGGAACGCCCGGCGCGGCTCAAAGCTTCCAGAGGCGCAGGCCGCGCACGCGGTAGACGGGCCAGATTACGTGCCACGGCTTGCGGCGGGCGAAGGTCGCGGCACAGGTGAGGATGTTGCGGGCGGACGTCGTCGTCACCTCGTGGCGGTCGGGCCAGACCTCGCCCTTGGCCCCGACGGCGATGCGGAAAACCGTCAGCAGGCCGCGGCCCTGGAGGTCGTACTTCGCGCCGGTGTCGCCGGAGCCGGGGGCGAGCTCCGCGACTTCGGCGCCGAACGCGCGGGCCGCCTGCGGCGCCACCTCCGCGGGAACCACGCCGACACTGCGCAGGATCGCCTTGCCGTGCAGGCGCCGCGCGTACCGGAACAGCAGCGACCGTTCCCACCACGGGAGCAGCCGGTGGTGGGCCAGCAGTGCGGCGCACTCGCCGTGCCCGATCGCGAAGATGCTCGTCAGCTCGTCGTACGCGCCGTTCGTCGCCGGCTCGTTGAGGTGCAGGCGGACCTCGAACCGGGTGCGCGCGGTGAGTTCGTCGAGCTGCTCGCGGCGGTCGAGCCGCGCCTTCGCGCGGGAGAGGGACCAGTCGGACATCGGACCTCCAGGCGTCGCGCACAGGGTATGCGGCGCGCGGCGCCCGGCACAGGAGTTCAGCCGATCTTCTCGCCGTACATTTCGCCGAGCGGGTCGGAGATCAGCTCGACGCGGGCACCGTCCGGATCGGACAGGTAGATGGAGGTCTTGCTCTCCAGCAGGTACCGCACGCCGGCCTCGTCGAGCTTGTCCTTGATCGCGCTCCACCGTTCGGGCGTGACGGAGAGGGCCAGGTGGTGCAGTCCACCGAGGACTTCCGCGTACGGGCCGAGGTCCAGACCGGGCAGGTCGAAGAAGGCAACGGCGTTGCCGTTGCCGACGTCGAAGAAGAAGTGGCTGGAGCCGGGGTAGTCGCGGTTCTCGATCAGCTCGGTGAGCGGGAAGCCGAGGATGTCCTGGTAGAACTCGATGGTCCGCTCGACGTCGCTGGAGATCAGCGCGGTGTGGTGGATGCCGCGCCCGTTCGTCGCCGGTCGCTCGGCGGCCGGGCGCAGGTGGCGCTCGCGCAGCTCGTCGCGGATCTCGGCGAGCTCGGTGACCTCGGCCTGGGTCGGTGCCATGTCCCTCACGTCCCTTCCTGGTGGTGCCTCGAACGGTACGCCCGGTTTATCTCGCGCGCAAGAGGTTGCCTGGCGAGAGGTCCACTGGGCGGAACGTCGAGGCTTGTGCGCGGGGTGCGCTCACGGCAGAGTCCCGGGCGTGGACGTCAGCAAGGTGCAGGAGGCCGCCGCCGTACTGGCGCAGGCCTACGCGACCCGCGAACCGATCGAGCCGCTGATCAAGACCTACCCGGAAGCGGGGGTCGAGGACGCGTACCGGATCCAGCAGGAGCAAGTGCGGCGCTGGGTCGAGGGCGGTGACGCGGTCCGCGGGCACAAGGTCGGGCTCGCGTCCGCCGCGATGCAGCGGCAGATGGGCGTCGACCAGCCCGACTACGGGCACCTCACCGGCAGCATGTTCCACCTCGAGCACCAGGCGATCCCCACGTCGGTGTTCCTGCAGCCGCGGATCGAACCGGAGATCGCCTTCGTGCTCGGCTCGGCGCTGCGCGGCCCCGGCGTCACGGTCGCCGACGCGGTGCGCGCGGTCGACTTCGTGCTGCCGTCGCTGGAGATCGTCGACTCGCGGATCCAGGACTGGAAGATCTCGCTGTTCGACACGATCGCCGACAACGCGTCGTCCGGCGGTGTGGTGCTGGGCAGCAGCCCGACGGCGCTGGGTTCCGTGGACCTGCGGCTGGCCGGCTGCGTGCTCTACCAGAACGGTTCGGTGGCCGCGACGGGCGCGGGCGGCGCGGTGCTCGGCTCGCCGCTGAACTCGCTGGTGTGGCTGGCGAACACGGTGGGACCGCTGGGCGTCACCCTGGAACCCGGGCACGTCGTGCTGCCGGGGTCGATGACCCGGGCGATCCCGGTGTCGCCGGGCGACACGGTCGTCGCGACCATCGCCGGCCTCGGCAGCGTCACCGCGGTCTTCGCCCCTGCTTCGGAGGAATCATGAACGTGCGCGAGGCGGCGGCTTCGCTGCTGGGGACGGTTTCGGAGCGTTCGCCGCTTTCGGAGGACTGGCCGGGGCTGGACGTCGACACGGCGTACGCGATCCAGGACGAGGCCCTGCGGCTGCGGCGGGCCCGCGGCGAGACGCTGGTCGGGGTCAAGCTGGGCCTGACGTCCCGGGCGAAGCAGCAGCGGATGGGCATCGATTCGCCGCTGCTGGCCTGGCTGACGGACGCGATGGTCCTGCCGGCGGGCGCGCCGCTGCCGCACGACGCGCTGATCCACCCGCGGGCCGAGCCGGAGCTGGTCTTCGTGCTGGGCGAACGGTTGGCGGGCCCCGGCGTCACCGCGGCGACCGCGCTGGGTGCCGTCGACCGGGTGTACGGCGGCATGGAGGTCATCGACAGCCGGTACGCGGACTACCGCTTCACGCTCCCGGACGCCGTCGCGGACAACGGCTCGTCGGCGTACTTCGGCGTGGGCCCGGTCGGCCTGCCGCCTGCTTCCTTGGACCTCTCCCTGGAAGCGGCGCTGCTGGAGGTCGACGGCCAGATCGTCGACACGGCGACGGGCGCGGCGGTCCAGGGCCACCCGGCGGAGGCCCTGGCCCTGGCGGCGAACGCTCTGGGCGCGCGAGGCCTGGCCCTGGAACCGGGCTGGCTGGTCCTGACCGGCGGCATGACGGACGCGGTCCCGGTCCGCCGGGGCTCCCGCGTCGCGGCCCACTTCTCCCACCTGGGCTCGATCACGCTCTCGTCGTAAGCCGTGATGCCCCGCCAATCACGCGAGATGCGCGTCCGATCACGCGAGTCACGCGCTCAATCACGCGAGATCGGCGTTTCCGCCCGGTCGGCGATCCGCGTGATGCCCGTGACCACCCGTGGCCAGACCGCGCGGGGCAGGTCGTGGCCCATGCCGGGGACGATGTCGAGGTCCGCGCCCGGGATCGCGCGGGCCGTCGCACGGCCGCCGGAGACGTTGACCAGCGGATCGCGGGCGCCGTGCACCACCAGCGCCGGTACCCGCACCTTGCGCAGCCGCGGGGCGCGGTCGCGTTCGGCCATGATCGCCGCGAGCTGGCGCAGCGTGCCGTCCGGGTGGACGCCGCGGTCGAACGTGCGCTCGGCGCGGTCCCGCATGCGTGCCTCGTCGAACGGGTAGCCGGGCGAGCCGATCAGCCGGAACGTCCGCACGAGCATCTCGACGTAGTCCGCGCGGTTGCGCGGCGGGGCGCTGAGCAGCATCGACATCGCCTTGCCGCTCGGCCGGCCGACCAGCCGCCCGCCGGTGCTGGACATGATCGACGTCAGCGACAGCACCCGCTCGGGGTGCCGGATGGCGAGGGTCTGCGCGATCATCCCGCCCATCGACGCACCGGCGACGTGCGCGGCCGGGATGCCCAGCACGTCCAGCAGCCCGGCGGCGTCGGCGGCCATGTCCGCCAGCGAGTACGGCGCGCGGTGCAGCAGGTACGCCTGCGCGAGGTTGGCCCGGCCGCGCATCCGGCTGGACCGCCCGGCGTCCCGGTTGTCGAACCGGATGACGTAAAACCCTTGTGCGGCCAGGGTTTCGCAGAACTCCTCGTCCCACCAGATCATCGGCGCGCCGAGTCCCATGACGAGCAGCAGCGGCCGCCCGCCCGCGTCGCCGAACGTCTCGTGGCACAGCTCGACGCCGTCGACCTCCGCGACGCGCTCCGTCATCAGGCCTCCCGGGTGTGCTCGGCGGCCAGCTTGGTGAGCTCGGCCAGCGCGTCGTGCAGGTGGCCGATCAGGTCCCAGACGTCCGGGATCAGCTCGCGGCACGCGACGAACCCGAAGTCCAGCTTGCCGTCGTAGGACATCACGGTGATGTTCAGCCCGCCACTCGCGTCGGTGATCGCGGACACCGGGTAGTTCGCGAGCAGACGCGCGCCCGCGAGGTACAGCGGGCGCTGCGACCCGG
This genomic window from Amycolatopsis mongoliensis contains:
- a CDS encoding 2-keto-4-pentenoate hydratase, with amino-acid sequence MNVREAAASLLGTVSERSPLSEDWPGLDVDTAYAIQDEALRLRRARGETLVGVKLGLTSRAKQQRMGIDSPLLAWLTDAMVLPAGAPLPHDALIHPRAEPELVFVLGERLAGPGVTAATALGAVDRVYGGMEVIDSRYADYRFTLPDAVADNGSSAYFGVGPVGLPPASLDLSLEAALLEVDGQIVDTATGAAVQGHPAEALALAANALGARGLALEPGWLVLTGGMTDAVPVRRGSRVAAHFSHLGSITLSS
- a CDS encoding VOC family protein, whose amino-acid sequence is MAPTQAEVTELAEIRDELRERHLRPAAERPATNGRGIHHTALISSDVERTIEFYQDILGFPLTELIENRDYPGSSHFFFDVGNGNAVAFFDLPGLDLGPYAEVLGGLHHLALSVTPERWSAIKDKLDEAGVRYLLESKTSIYLSDPDGARVELISDPLGEMYGEKIG
- a CDS encoding CoA-binding protein, with protein sequence MKAEEILADAKTIAVVGLSRDPAKAAHGVAAVLQAHGFRIIPVHPSATELLGEKVYRSLKDIPEPVDLVDVFRPSPEAPAIARDAVEIGAKALWLQQGIVSAEARRIAEEGGLGYVENRCTAVVRATAAITKN
- a CDS encoding alpha/beta fold hydrolase, producing the protein MTERVAEVDGVELCHETFGDAGGRPLLLVMGLGAPMIWWDEEFCETLAAQGFYVIRFDNRDAGRSSRMRGRANLAQAYLLHRAPYSLADMAADAAGLLDVLGIPAAHVAGASMGGMIAQTLAIRHPERVLSLTSIMSSTGGRLVGRPSGKAMSMLLSAPPRNRADYVEMLVRTFRLIGSPGYPFDEARMRDRAERTFDRGVHPDGTLRQLAAIMAERDRAPRLRKVRVPALVVHGARDPLVNVSGGRATARAIPGADLDIVPGMGHDLPRAVWPRVVTGITRIADRAETPISRD
- a CDS encoding WS/DGAT domain-containing protein, whose amino-acid sequence is MVNLVVSNVPGSQRPLYLAGARLLANYPVSAITDASGGLNITVMSYDGKLDFGFVACRELIPDVWDLIGHLHDALAELTKLAAEHTREA
- a CDS encoding 2-keto-4-pentenoate hydratase, with amino-acid sequence MDVSKVQEAAAVLAQAYATREPIEPLIKTYPEAGVEDAYRIQQEQVRRWVEGGDAVRGHKVGLASAAMQRQMGVDQPDYGHLTGSMFHLEHQAIPTSVFLQPRIEPEIAFVLGSALRGPGVTVADAVRAVDFVLPSLEIVDSRIQDWKISLFDTIADNASSGGVVLGSSPTALGSVDLRLAGCVLYQNGSVAATGAGGAVLGSPLNSLVWLANTVGPLGVTLEPGHVVLPGSMTRAIPVSPGDTVVATIAGLGSVTAVFAPASEES